In Macadamia integrifolia cultivar HAES 741 chromosome 1, SCU_Mint_v3, whole genome shotgun sequence, a single window of DNA contains:
- the LOC122078776 gene encoding uncharacterized protein LOC122078776, translated as MASQSGSQTISLKVLMDKKTNKVVFAESKSDFVDILLSFLTMSMGTMVRLISKEPQPATLGSMTTLYKEVENLEQQQLLQTQACKSKLLYPKNPSENECRKLKLKLKLNVDDTEPIKYYICVDWNCSRRWTGGLYTTFKNVRCNCGRMMDREIRREKENEAASPEVDGGVFVHGKTKFIVTDDLRIEPMSTATILTQLSKLGLKDMSSLQETTLNIGSEEILKLLKGILFSKTPLTDVFIRKQEFTSEGLKFEMGDLLQSSLSSAEGLNLKLMVNKSIKKVLYAEAREDMVDFLLSFLTFPLGSILRLLGGNSSLGSMDNLYRSVECSGVTRDDSLRELLLQPVVSRGFGCSSNPLGVKESEQPPSSLWCRSVQDNYNNYYTGCLTTEKRDMYCAGTFSQLRFVNPKSPTSETAGQGGFLKGPETFFITDDLVFTPTDSFWSLSFLKSMEFPLDDLEVRTVKMGTVEALRLLKASLLSKSVLTDALVNFARKIPKEEK; from the exons ATGGCTTCCCAATCAGGGTCACAGACAATCAGCCTGAAGGTTCTGATGGACAAGAAGACCAACAAGGTAGTATttgctgaaagtaaaagtgacTTTGTGGACATTCTTTTAAGCTTCTTGACTATGTCCATGGGAACCATGGTGAGACTCATCAGCAAAGAACCACAACCAGCCACTCTTGGATCCATGACCACTCTATACAAAGAGGTGGAGAATCTTGAGCAGCAGCAGCTTCTGCAGACTCAGGCATGCAAGTCTAAGCTACTTTATCCAAAGAACCCTTCTGAAAATGAGTGCaggaaactgaaactgaaactgaaactgaatgtTGATGATACAGAGCCCATCAAGTATTATATTTGTGTTGATTGGAATTGCAGCCGAAGGTGGACTGGCGGTTTGTATACTACTTTCAAGAATGTCAGATGCAATTGCGGGAGAATGATGGACAGGGAGATAcgcagggaaaaagaaaacgaGGCTGCAAGTCCTGAAGTAGATGGAGGCGTGTTTGTTCATGGAAAGACCAAGTTTATAGTAACTGATGATTTACGGATAGAGCCCATGTCTACAGCTACTATCTTGACACAGTTGAGCAAATTAGGGCTCAAAGACATGAGTTCACTCCAAGAGACCACATTGAATATTGGCTCAGAGGAG ATTTTGAAACTGCTCAAGGGAATTTTATTTTCCAAGACACCTCTGACAGATGTGTTTATTAGAAAGCAAGAATTTACATCTGAAGGTTTAAAATTTGAGATGGGAGATTTGTTGCAGTCTTCCTTGAGCTCTGCAGAaggtttgaatttgaaattaatgGTCAACAAGTCAATTAAAAAAGTGTTATATGCTGAAGCCAGGGAAGACATGGTTGACTTTCTTCTCAGCTTCCTTACTTTTCCTCTTGGATCCATTTTACGACTCTTGGGTGGGAATTCATCACTGGGATCCATGGACAATTTGTATAGAAGTGTGGAATGTTCAGGAGTTACGAGGGATGATAGTCTAAGAGAGCTGCTGCTGCAACCTGTGGTCAGCCGTGGTTTTGGTTGTAGTAGCAACCCACTAGGAGTAAAAGAATCTGAACAGCCTCCTTCTTCCTTGTGGTGTAGAAGTGTACAGGATAATTATAACAACTATTACACCGGTTGCTTGACTACTGAGAAGCGTGATATGTATTGTGCTGGCACGTTTTCACAATTACGATTTGTAAATCCCAAGTCTCCAACAAGTGAAACAGCTGGTCAAGGAGGATTTCTCAAGGGACCAGAGACGTTCTTCATAACAGACGATTTGGTTTTCACTCCAACAGATTCCTTCTGGAGTCTCTCCTTTCTCAAAAGCATGGAGTTTCCCCTAGATGACTTGGAGGTTCGTACGGTTAAAATGGGCACGGTGGAG GCTTTGAGGCTATTGAAAGCTTCTCTTCTCTCCAAATCAGTATTGACAGATGCCTTGGTCAACTTTGCCCGAAAGATTCCTAAAGAAGAGAAGTAA
- the LOC122078786 gene encoding uncharacterized protein LOC122078786, translating to MASQSGSQTISLKVLLDKKTNKVVIAESKSDFVDILLSFLTMSMGTIVRLISKEPRPATLGSITALYKEVENLEEQLLQTQACKSMLLYPRNPSENKCRKLKLKLKLNVDDVEPIKYYICADWSCSKRGTGGLYTTFQNVRCNCGKMMDREIRTEKENEAASPEVDGGMFVHGKTKFIVTDDLRVEPISTATILTQLRKLGLKDMSSLQETTLNIGSEEILKLLKGILFSKTPLTDVFLRKQELTSEGLKFEMGEVLQSSLSSAEGLNLKLMVNKSIKKVLYAEAGEDMVDFLVSFLTFRLGSILRLLGGNSSLGSMDNLYRSVECSGVTRDDSLRDLLLQPVVSRGFGCSSNSLGVKESEQPPSSLWFRYDSYPYTGCLTIEKPTPYISGRLSQLQFVNPKSPTSEKASEGGFLKGPETFFITDNLVFTPIDSFWSLSFLKSMEFSLDDLEVRTVKVGTVEALRLLKASLISKTALTDALVNFSLKIPKQEK from the exons ATGGCTTCCCAATCAGGGTCACAGACAATCAGCCTGAAGGTTCTGCTGGACAAGAAGACCAACAAGGTAGTAATTGCTGAAAGTAAGAGTGACTTTGTGGACATTCTTTTAAGCTTCTTGACTATGTCCATGGGAACCATAGTGAGACTCATCAGCAAAGAACCACGACCAGCCACTCTTGGATCCATAACCGCTCTATACAAAGAGGTGGAGAATCTTGAGGAGCAGCTTCTGCAAACTCAGGCATGCAAGTCTATGCTACTTTATCCAAGGAATCCTTCTGAAAATAAGTGCaggaaactgaaactgaaactgaaactgaatgtTGATGATGTAGAGCCCATCAAGTATTACATTTGTGCTGATTGGAGTTGCAGCAAAAGGGGGACTGGCGGTTTGTATACTACTTTCCAGAATGTCAGATGCAATTGCGGGAAAATGATGGACAGGGAGATACGCACGGAAAAAGAAAACGAAGCTGCAAGTCCTGAAGTAGATGGAGGAATGTTTGTTCATGGAAAGACCAAGTTTATAGTAACTGATGATTTACGGGTAGAGCCCATTTCTACAGCTACTATCTTGACACAGTTGCGGAAATTAGGGCTCAAAGACATGAGTTCACTCCAAGAGACCACATTGAATATTGGCTCAGAGGAG ATTTTGAAACTGCTCAAGGGAATTTTATTTTCCAAGACACCTCTGACAGATGTGTTTCTTAGAAAGCAAGAATTAACATCTGAAGGTTTAAAATTTGAGATGGGAGAAGTGTTGCAGTCTTCCTTGAGCTCTGCAGAaggtttgaatttgaaattaatgGTGAATAAGTCGATTAAAAAAGTATTATATGCTGAAGCCGGGGAAGACATGGTTGACTTTCTTGTGAGCTTCCTTACTTTTCGCCTTGGATCCATTTTACGACTCTTGGGTGGGAATTCATCACTGGGATCCATGGACAATTTGTACAGAAGTGTGGAATGTTCAGGAGTTACGAGGGATGATAGTCTCAGAGACCTGCTGCTGCAACCTGTGGTCAGCCGTGGTTTTGGTTGTAGTAGCAACTCACTAGGAGTAAAAGAATCTGAACAGCCTCCTTCTTCCTTGTGGTTTAGATATGATAGTTACCCTTACACTGGTTGCCTGACTATTGAGAAGCCTACTCCATACATTTCTGGTCGGCTTTCACAATTACAATTTGTAAATCCCAAGTCTCCAACAAGTGAAAAAGCTAGTGAAGGAGGATTTCTCAAGGGACCAGAGACGTTCTTCATAACAGACAATTTGGTTTTCACTCCAATAGATTCCTTCTGGAGTCTGTCCTTTCTTAAAAGCATGGAGTTTTCCCTTGATGACTTGGAGGTTCGTACGGTTAAAGTGGGCACAGTGGAG GCTTTGAGGCTATTGAAGGCTTCTCTCATCTCCAAAACAGCGTTGACTGATGCCTTGGTCAACTTTTCTCTAAAGATTCCCAAACAAGAAAAGTAG
- the LOC122058423 gene encoding uncharacterized protein LOC122058423, producing MASKGSQTISLKVLIDEKNNIVAMVETSGDFVDILLISFLTMPMGTIALRLLKASLLSKSVLTDALVNFSLKIPKEENRGICNGRSGRFYSTFKTVRCSCGKMMDKEICMAKVDHEAAGSVGDGGVFVCGTTKFMVTDDLQVKSISPATIVTLLHKVGIKDKRSLQETTLNIGSEEILNLLKRSLISKTPLTDVFVRKQGILTSEGLNFEMADAVQSKSSGSTSYIYISTIHEYEVNDE from the exons ATGGCTTCAAAAGGGTCACAGACCATCAGCCTGAAGGTTCTGATTGATGAGAAGAACAACATAGTCGCAATGGTTGAAACTAGTGGTGACTTTGTGGACATTCTGTTAATAAGCTTCTTGACTATGCCCATGGGAACTATA GCTTTGAGACTATTGAAGGCTTCTCTCCTCTCCAAATCAGTATTGACAGATGCCTTGGTCAACTTTTCCCTAAAGATTCCTAAAGAAGAGAA CCGAGGAATATGTAATGGACGATCTGGCAGATTTTATAGTACTTTCAAAACTGTTAGATGCAGTTGCGGGAAAATGATGGACAAGGAGATATGTATGGCAAAAGTAGATCATGAAGCTGCAGGATCTGTAGGAGATGGAGGAGTGTTTGTTTGTGGAACGACCAAGTTCATGGTAACAGATGATCTGCAGGTAAAGTCCATTTCTCCAGCTACTATAGTGACACTGTTACACAAAGTTGGGATCAAAGACAAGAGATCACTTCAAGAGACTACACTGAATATTGGCTCAGAGGAg ATTTTGAATCTGCTCAAGAGATCCTTAATTTCCAAGACACCTCTGACAGATGTTTTTGTTAGAAAGCAAGGAATATTAACATCAGAAGGCCTAAATTTTGAGATGGCAGATGCAGTGCAGTCTAAGAGCAGCGGAAGtacttcatatatatatatttccacaATACATGAGTATGAAGTTAATGATGAGTAA
- the LOC122076748 gene encoding uncharacterized protein LOC122076748 isoform X2, whose product MASQSGSQTISLKVLIDKKTNKVVMAESKSDFVDILLSFLTISMGTIVRLISKEPRPATLGSITALYKEVENLEEQLLQTRACKSMLLYPRNPSENKCRKLKLNVDDTEPIKYYICVDWNCSRRGTGGLYTTFKNVRCNCGKRMDREIRTEKENDAASPEVDGGVFVHGKTKFIVTDDLRVEPMSTATILTQLHKLGLKDMSSLQETTLNIGSEEVLKLLKGILFSKTPLTDVFLRKQEFTSEGSKFEMGEVLQSSLSSAEGFENIEGFSPLPNSVD is encoded by the exons ATGGCTTCCCAATCAGGGTCACAGACAATCAGCCTGAAGGTTCTGATCGACAAGAAGACCAACAAGGTAGTAATGGCTGAAAGTAAGAGTGACTTTGTGGACATTCTTTTAAGCTTCTTGACTATTTCCATGGGAACCATAGTGAGACTCATCAGCAAAGAACCACGACCAGCCACTCTTGGATCCATAACCGCTCTATACAAAGAGGTGGAGAATCTTGAGGAGCAGCTTCTGCAAACTCGGGCATGCAAGTCTATGCTACTTTACCCAAGGAATCCTTCTGAAAATAAGTGCaggaaactgaaactgaatgtTGATGATACAGAGCCCATCAAGTATTATATTTGTGTTGATTGGAATTGCAGCCGAAGGGGGACTGGCGGTTTGTATACTACTTTCAAGAATGTCAGATGCAATTGCGGGAAAAGGATGGACAGGGAGATACGCACGGAAAAAGAAAACGATGCTGCAAGTCCTGAAGTAGATGGAGGAGTGTTTGTTCATGGAAAGACCAAGTTTATAGTAACTGATGATTTGCGGGTAGAGCCCATGTCTACAGCTACTATCTTGACACAGTTGCACAAATTAGGGCTCAAAGACATGAGTTCACTCCAAGAGACCACATTGAATATTGGCTCAGAGGAG GTTTTGAAACTGCTCAAGGGAATTTTATTTTCCAAGACACCTCTGACAGATGTGTTTCTTAGAAAGCAAGAATTTACATCTGAAGGTTCAAAATTTGAGATGGGAGAAGTGTTGCAGTCTTCCTTGAGCTCTGCAGAag GCTTTGAGAATATTGAAGGCTTCTCTCCTCTCCCAAACAGTGTTGACTGA
- the LOC122076748 gene encoding uncharacterized protein LOC122076748 isoform X1, which produces MASQSGSQTISLKVLIDKKTNKVVMAESKSDFVDILLSFLTISMGTIVRLISKEPRPATLGSITALYKEVENLEEQLLQTRACKSMLLYPRNPSENKCRKLKLNVDDTEPIKYYICVDWNCSRRGTGGLYTTFKNVRCNCGKRMDREIRTEKENDAASPEVDGGVFVHGKTKFIVTDDLRVEPMSTATILTQLHKLGLKDMSSLQETTLNIGSEEVLKLLKGILFSKTPLTDVFLRKQEFTSEGSKFEMGEVLQSSLSSAEGLNLKLLVNKSIKKVLYAEAGEDMVDFLLSFLTFPHGSILRLLGGNSSLGSMDNLYRSVECSGVMRDDSLRELLLQPVVSHGFGCSSNPLGVKESEQPPPSLWCRYDSCSDTGCLTIEKPPTYIYDWLSQLQFVNPKSPTSENASQGGFLKGPETFFITDNLVFTPIDSFWSLSFLKSMEFSLDDLEVRTVKVGTVEALRILKASLLSQTVLTDALVNFSLKIPKQEK; this is translated from the exons ATGGCTTCCCAATCAGGGTCACAGACAATCAGCCTGAAGGTTCTGATCGACAAGAAGACCAACAAGGTAGTAATGGCTGAAAGTAAGAGTGACTTTGTGGACATTCTTTTAAGCTTCTTGACTATTTCCATGGGAACCATAGTGAGACTCATCAGCAAAGAACCACGACCAGCCACTCTTGGATCCATAACCGCTCTATACAAAGAGGTGGAGAATCTTGAGGAGCAGCTTCTGCAAACTCGGGCATGCAAGTCTATGCTACTTTACCCAAGGAATCCTTCTGAAAATAAGTGCaggaaactgaaactgaatgtTGATGATACAGAGCCCATCAAGTATTATATTTGTGTTGATTGGAATTGCAGCCGAAGGGGGACTGGCGGTTTGTATACTACTTTCAAGAATGTCAGATGCAATTGCGGGAAAAGGATGGACAGGGAGATACGCACGGAAAAAGAAAACGATGCTGCAAGTCCTGAAGTAGATGGAGGAGTGTTTGTTCATGGAAAGACCAAGTTTATAGTAACTGATGATTTGCGGGTAGAGCCCATGTCTACAGCTACTATCTTGACACAGTTGCACAAATTAGGGCTCAAAGACATGAGTTCACTCCAAGAGACCACATTGAATATTGGCTCAGAGGAG GTTTTGAAACTGCTCAAGGGAATTTTATTTTCCAAGACACCTCTGACAGATGTGTTTCTTAGAAAGCAAGAATTTACATCTGAAGGTTCAAAATTTGAGATGGGAGAAGTGTTGCAGTCTTCCTTGAGCTCTGCAGAaggtttgaatttgaaattattgGTGAATAAGTCGATTAAAAAAGTATTATATGCTGAAGCCGGGGAAGACATGGTTGACTTTCTTCTCAGCTTCCTTACTTTTCCCCATGGATCCATTTTACGACTCTTGGGTGGGAATTCATCACTGGGATCCATGGACAATTTGTATAGGAGTGTGGAATGTTCAGGAGTTATGAGGGATGATAGTCTAAGAGAGCTGCTGCTGCAACCTGTGGTCAGCCATGGTTTTGGTTGTAGTAGCAACCCACTAGGAGTAAAAGAATCTGAACAGCCTCCTCCTTCCTTGTGGTGTAGATATGATAGTTGCTCTGACACTGGTTGCCTGACTATTGAGAAGCCTCCTACATATATTTATGATTGGCTTTCACAATTACAATTTGTAAATCCCAAGTCTCCAACAAGTGAAAATGCTAGTCAAGGAGGATTTCTCAAGGGACCAGAGACGTTCTTCATAACAGACAATTTGGTTTTCACTCCAATAGATTCCTTCTGGAGTCTGTCCTTTCTTAAAAGCATGGAGTTTTCCCTTGATGACTTGGAGGTTCGTACGGTTAAAGTGGGCACAGTGGAG GCTTTGAGAATATTGAAGGCTTCTCTCCTCTCCCAAACAGTGTTGACTGATGCCTTGGTCAACTTTTCTCTAAAGATTCCCAAACAAGAAAAGTAG
- the LOC122076478 gene encoding uncharacterized protein LOC122076478 encodes MGEVLQSSLSSAEGLNLKLMVNKSIKKVLYAEAGEDMVDFLLSFLTFPLGSILRLLGGNSSLGSMDNLYRSVECSGVTRDDSLRELLLQPVVSRGFGCSSNPLGVKESEQPPPSLWCKSVQDFSHNYSYTFFLTTEMNNANHFGTLSRLQFVNPKSPTSETAGQGGFLKEPETFFITDNLVFTPIDSFWSLSFLKSMEFSLDDLEVRTVKVGTVEALRILKASLLSQTVLTDALVNFALKIPKQEK; translated from the exons ATGGGAGAAGTGTTGCAGTCTTCCTTGAGCTCTGCAGAaggtttgaatttgaaattaatgGTGAATAAGTCGATTAAAAAAGTATTATATGCTGAAGCAGGGGAAGACATGGTTGACTTTCTTCTCAGCTTCCTTACTTTTCCCCTTGGATCCATTTTACGACTCTTGGGTGGGAATTCATCACTGGGATCCATGGACAATTTGTATAGGAGTGTGGAATGTTCAGGAGTTACGAGGGATGATAGTCTAAGAGAGCTGCTGCTGCAACCTGTGGTCAGCCGTGGTTTTGGTTGTAGTAGCAACCCACTAGGAGTAAAAGAATCTGAACAGCCTCCTCCTTCCTTGTGGTGTAAAAGTGTACAGGATTTTAGTCATAACTACTCTTACACCTTTTTCCTGACTACTGAGATGAATAATGCGAATCATTTTGGCACCCTTTCACGATTACAATTTGTAAATCCCAAGTCTCCAACAAGTGAAACAGCAGGTCAAGGAGGATTTCTCAAGGAACCAGAGACGTTCTTCATAACAGACAATTTGGTTTTCACTCCAATAGATTCCTTCTGGAGTCTCTCCTTTCTTAAAAGCATGGAGTTTTCCCTAGATGACTTGGAGGTTCGTACGGTTAAAGTGGGCACGGTGGAG GCTTTGAGGATATTGAAGGCTTCTCTCCTCTCCCAAACAGTGTTGACTGATGCCTTGGTCAACTTTGCTCTAAAGATTCCCAAACAAGAAAAGTAG